The genomic window CGAAGGCCGCTTCTTCAAAGGTGAGTGTAAGGTCCTCGCGCAGGTCCGGACCTCGTTCCGCTCGCGTGCGGCGGCGGCCGCCGGTGCCGAAGATATCGCCGAAGCCGAACAGGTCGCTGAAGATGTCGGCAAAATCCGGGAAACCGGCTGAAAAATCGACGCCGCCCACGCCGGCGTGTCCGAAACGGTCGTACTGGGCGCGTTTTTCCTGGTCGGAAAGCACGCTGTAGGCTTCCGACGCTTCCTTGAACTTTTCCTCCGCCTCCGCATTGCCGGGATTGCGGTCGGGATGGTACTGCATGGCGAGGCGGCGGTAGGCGCTCTTGATCTCCTGCTCGCTGGCGCCGCGCTCGACGCCCAGCACCTCATAGTAGTCGCGTTTGGCGTTGGTAGCCGTTGCCATTCCTCAGTATCACTGTCTTACTTCTTGGGATTGCGCGCCACGCGCACCATGGCGGGACGCAACAGGCGGTCCTTGAGCTTGTAGCCACGCTGCAGTTCTTCAATCACCTGGTGGTCGGGCACGTCCTCGCGATCCACCATCTCCACCGCTTGATGCAGCCGGGGATCGAACGGCTCGCCCACGGCCGGAACGGCGCGCAGGCCGAGCTTGACCAGCGTGTCTTCGAACTGGCGGCGGATCAGCTCCACGCCGCTGCGCAGATCCTCCGGACCGGCTGCCGTGTTCAGGGCGCGTTCCAGGCTGTCCAGCACCGGCAGCAGCGAGCGCACGGCGTCCGCCACGGCGTACTCGCGGTGCTCTCCCTGCTCGCGCAGGGCCCGCTTGCGGGCGTTCTCGAATTCCGCCTGCTGCCGCGCCAGGCGGTCGAGCAGGGCGTCTCGCTCCGCGGTGATGCGGGCCAGTTCCTGCTCTACCGGAGGCGCGGCGGGCGCCGCTTCCGATTGCTGGGGTTTCTCAACGAAGCCGTCTTCTTCCGCGGGTGGGAGTTCGTGTTCCACGTCCAGCTCGCGCGGCTCGACTTCCGGCTTCCCGTTGGCTTTCGGCATCGTCTTTCTACTTCTCCTCGTTCAGCAGCTTGTCAAACAACTTCGCAATATAACTGACGGCAGTGATCGTGTGCTGGTAATCGATGCGCGTCGGACCGATCACCGCCAGCGATCCCATCACATCTTGCCCGACCCGCGCCGGGGCGCCGATGAGCACGAAATTGCGCATATCGGGCAAGGCTTCTTCCAGGCCGATGACCACGCGCACCGCCTCCTGCCGCGCGTCCAGATAGGCACTCAGCAGGTCGGCGACCTTCTGCTTTTCTTCCAGGGTCTGCAGCAGCCGGCGCAAGCGGTCGCGGTCCTCCTCGTTGACCACCAGGTTGGCCGCCCCCTCGATGTACACCTGGGCCGGGGCCACTTCCACCGGTGACAACGCTCCCTGCTTCTGCAACTCCGCCAGGGACTGCATCAGGCGATCGTACTCGCTGCGCTCACGCTCGATGCGGCGCGACATCTCCTGGTGCATGTCCTCGATCGTCCAGCCCGCAAAGTTCTCGTTCAGGTAGCGCGCCGCGGCGTCGAGATCCGCCTGCGGAATGTCATGGGGCAAACGCAGCACGCGGTCACGCACCAGTCCGGAGCGCATCACCACCACGGCCAGGATTTTCTGGGGCGCAAGTCGGGAAAAGTAAATGTGCTGCAGCGCGTTGCGCGCTCCTCCCGCCACCGCCACGCCAACGTTAGAGGAAATCAGCGACAGCACGTGCGAGGTGCGCTCCAAAAACTCTTGTATGTCGCTGACCCCCTGGAATGAGTCGCGAATGAGCTCTTCGTCCCCCGGCGCCAGGTTGGTTTGTCCGCTGATCTGCTCCACGTAGTAGCGATAGGCGGCCGCCGTCGGCACGCGCCCGGCGGAAGTATGCGGCTGCTCCAGGTACCCAGCCTCGGTGAGGTCCGCCATCACGTTACGGATGGTGGCCGCGCTCAAGCCCTCCTGGTTGCTGCGGGAGAGCGTGCGCGATCCTACCGGCTCACCGCTGGTGATATAGGTCCGCACCAGCGCGGTGAGTATCTCACGCTCCCTGCGACCGATTGGCTCCGGCTGCGGCATGAACAACGGCCCTGCCTTCTGCTAACTATCTGAAAACCATTGACTTAAGTTGCAAAAGCAAGGTTCTCAACATACCAATTTTAGTCAAGGCTAGCACTCGCTGCAAGAGAGTGCCAATCCCCGCCCTTTAGCGAATCTCCAGGAAGCTGTCCGCAGGCCGAGCGGCCAGCTCGCCGAGACGATGCACCACGGTCCTGGCAAAGCCATATATGGAGCGAGCGTGCGGGGAGGTTTCGCCCTCGAGCGCCACGGGAGCGCCGGAATCACCGCCTTTACGGATGTCAGGATCGAGCTCGATGGCGCCTAGGAAGGGCACGCCGAATTGGCGGGCGGTGCGCTCCGCGCCGCCGCGCGAAAAGATGTCGATTTCGTGGTTGCAGTGCGGGCAGACGAAGTGGCTCATGTTCTCAACCATGCCCAGCACCTCGACCTTGACCTGGCGGAACATCTCGATGGCCTTGCGCGCATCCTGCAGGGACACATCCGACGGCGTGGAGACGACGACCGCGCCGGTGAGCGGGACGGTCTGCACGAGCGAGAGTGCGACGTCCCCCGTCCCCGGCGGCAGATCAATCACCAGGTAGTCCAGTTCGCCCCACGCTACCTGCTGCACGAACTGCCCGATGATCTTGTGCAGCATGGGCCCGCGCCAGATGAGCGGACGATCGCCCGGGTTCAGGAACCCCACCGAGATCACTTTCAGCCCGAACTGCTCCAACGGCTCGATGCGGTTGTTCTCCAGCACACGCGGCGCCTGATTGGTGCCCAACATCAGTGGGACGTTGGGACCGTAGACATCGGCGTCCAGCAGGCCAACACGATGACCCATCCTGGCGAGCGCAATGGCCAGGTTGACGGCGATGGTCGTCTTCCCCACCCCGCCCTTTCCCGACCCGATGGCAATAACGTTCTGCACCCCGGGCAGTGGCTGGGGCGCCGGAGGCATTCCCTGCGGTGCGTGTGCGGCCAAGCGACTCTCCTGAAGGAAACGAACGAAAGACTTAAAACCCGATTATACGCTGGTGTAGATTGGAGACAGATTCAGCACCTGGGCGCGTAGCTCAATTGGATAGAGCACCGGCCTTCTAAGCCGGGGGTTGCTGGTTCGATCCCAGCCGCGCCTACCATCAAGGCAGCCGTCAGCCTCAGCTTTCAGCCCTCAACTCCAGCTCTGAAACTCGTGAGGTGGGAGACGCAGGAACTCCCCGCACGCCTAGGGAGGCTGCTTACTTGCGGGCGCGCAGGTAGCGGATGAAGTCCTGAAGTGCGAAGGGTAGCGCTACCGAGGGTATGGCAAGCGCGAGCAGGACGGTAAAGTGCTCCACGAGAATGGCCTCCCATGTATCCGGCGCCTGGCCCCAAGCCACTTGACGCCGCTACAGAATGCGAATCTACGGCATGGCAGGACGCGGCGCTGTGACGCAAGTCACACCCGCCCGGCCCCTGCCGACATTACGGCCGGGACCCGGCTTCGGATTTCTGCGCGGCGCGGCGGCGGGCGCTTTCCGCCAGGCGCGTAGCGCGACGGCGCTCGGCGTCCGCATAGCGGCGCTCTTGATCGTCGGTTTCCGGGACAACCGGGGGCACCGCCTGGCGATTGCCGTTCGCGTCCACGGCCACAAACGTCAAATAAGCAGAACTGACGTGGCGCGTGGTGTTGTTCAGGTAGCTCTCCACCCAGCACTTCACGCCTACTTCCATCGAAGTCCGGAAGGCGCGGTTCACCGAGGAGCGCAGGATCAACAGATCGCCCACGTGTACGGGTGCGAGAAAGTCCAGGTGATCCATGGACGCGGTGACCACGTAGCTGCGCGAGTGGCGATGCGCGGCCATGGCCCCGGCCATGTCGATCAGGTGCATGAGCCGGCCGCCCAGCAGATTGCCGAGCGGGTTGGTGTCGTTGGGCAGCACCACTTCGGCCATTTCAGACTGCGAGTCTTTCACCGGGCGGGGAGCGAGGTCACGCGAGCTATTCATAGTTCTCAGTTCTCGTTCTCAGTTCTCAGAACCGCGGCATTGTAACGCTTCCAGCACTCTTTCGCCCGAGCAGGCAATTTGACGCCCATGGCATTGACCATTCATCATGACCGCTCGCCGCTGGTGACTGACCACTGGCCACTGACCACTGCAATGGACCGCATCGAGATGCTGACACAGTTCCTGGCCGAGAATCCCGGGGACGCGTTCGCGCGCTACGGGCTGGCAATGGAGTATTCCAAACTGGGCCAGGTGGAAAACGCGCTCGAGCACTTCGGGAAACTCCTCGAACGGCATCCCGATTACACCGCCGGGTACTTCATGGCGGCGCAGACCCTGGCCGCAGCCGGTCGTACGGACGAGGCGCGCAGCATGCTGCGCCGGGGCATCACCTCCGCTGAGAACACCGGAAACGCGCATGCGAAGTCGGAGATGGAAGGGATGCTGGCCGAGTTGGGATGAGAATGGCTCTTGGCTTTTGGCTCTTGGTTGAAGCTCAACTTCCCTTCCTCGCTGCCAGCGCTTTCGCAATCACCTCGTCCGCCGGACGCAGCAGCCGCGCCATGACGTACTCCAACAGACGCGGAAAGCACTGATAGATCTTGATCAAGAGGTGATCCTTCCACGGCACCACGATCTCACGCTTGCCGTTCTTGTAGGCGTCGAGCACCGCGCGCGCCACGCGCTCGGCGGGGATGCCTTGGCGCGCCGCGGTGCCTAGTCGCATGCGCTCCCTGCCCTTAATGGCATTCACGGCAAAGTCGGTAGCGATGTAGCCGGGGCAGACGGTCAGCACGTTAATGCCGGTGCCGCGCAGTTCGATGCGCGCCGTCCTGCCGATGGCATTGAGCGCGAACTTGGTTGCGCTGTACGCGCCGCGGTAGGGAACGGCGATATGCCCGGCCACACTGGAAATGTTGATGATGGCGCCCGATCGTTGTTTCTTCATCCACGGCACCACGGCCTGCATGCACTCGACAGCGCCGAACAGATTGGTGTCGAACATGCTACGGCAGGCAGCCATGTCCATAGTGGCAATGGAGTCGATCAGTCCATGGCCGGCGTTGTTGATCCACACGTCGATGCGCCCGAAGCGCTCGAGGACGGCGGCGACCAGGCGGTCGATGTCTTCGCGGCGGCGCACGTCACAGGCCAGGGCGAGGGTGCGCTCCAGGTGGCCGATGCGCTGCCGCGCGGCTTCGGCGCGTCCTGCGTCGCGCGAACTCAGCACCACGGACGCGCCGTGATCGGCGAACACTTTCGCCAGCGCCTCGCCGATGCCCATCGAGGCGCCGGTAATCACAACCACTTTCCCAGCAAGTTCCATGCCGAGCATTGAATGGGGCCGCCGCCGGCAAGTCAAGCTGCAACGCTCAACGCCCAGGCGTATGCTAAGAGGGCCGTCTGCACATGGACTCGCTGCTCGCCATTTTCCCGCTCGACGTGGTGCTGTTTCCCAGCGCGCCGCTGCCCCTGCACATTTTCGAGCCGCGCTACAAGGAGATGATCGGGGAGTGCATCGCCGCCAAGAGCTCTTTCGGCGTGGTGCGCTCGCAGGGCGAGACGCTGGCCGAGGTGGGCTGCACGGCGGAGATCCTAGAAGTCACGAAACAGTACGACGACGGGCGGCTCGACATCCTCACCCAGGGCCGGCAGCGTTTTGAGCTGGTGGGACTGAACCAGGAGCGCGCCTTCCTGCAAGCTGAAGTGACGTACTTCGACGACGAGCCCGGCACCACGGACCGCCAGGACGTGGAGCGCGCCCTCCGGCTCTACCACGAGGTGCTGGAGGTCGCGGGCGTGGAAGCGCCGTCACCGATGCCAGGCGCCGGCGAACTGTCGTTCCAGTTGGTCGCGCCCCTGCCGCTCGATCTGGATTTCAAGCAGACGCTGCTGGGCATGCGCTCGGAACCGCAGCGCGTTTCTGCCGTGATTGAGTATTATCAGGCGCTGCTGCCGCGGATGCGCCGCTCCGTACGAGTGCGGAAGGTGGCGGGCGGGAACGGCCACGCCCTGTGATCGCGAGAAGGGCACCGCCTCAGGAGACAGCCGCGCCGCGGGGCGTATAATCGCAGGCAGAAGTCTGCGGGGACCTGCTTCTTCATGACCCTTCCTCAGACGCTCGGTGAGCTGCGCCGGAGCAGCGAATTCTGCGAGCAGCGCGTCCGCAACCGGCGGGTGAAAGACGAACTGCGCGAGAACCTGATCGCCAAGCTGCGCCGCAAGGAAGAAATCCTGCCCGGCATCATCGGATATGAAGACACGGTGCTGCCGCAGATTGTGAACGCCATCCTCTCGCGGCACAACTTCATCCTGCTGGGCCTGCGCGGGCAGGCGAAGAGCCGCATTCTGCGCTCACTGACGGGCCTGCTGGATCCGGTGCTG from Terriglobales bacterium includes these protein-coding regions:
- the grpE gene encoding nucleotide exchange factor GrpE, producing the protein MPKANGKPEVEPRELDVEHELPPAEEDGFVEKPQQSEAAPAAPPVEQELARITAERDALLDRLARQQAEFENARKRALREQGEHREYAVADAVRSLLPVLDSLERALNTAAGPEDLRSGVELIRRQFEDTLVKLGLRAVPAVGEPFDPRLHQAVEMVDREDVPDHQVIEELQRGYKLKDRLLRPAMVRVARNPKK
- a CDS encoding acyl-CoA thioesterase, which gives rise to MNSSRDLAPRPVKDSQSEMAEVVLPNDTNPLGNLLGGRLMHLIDMAGAMAAHRHSRSYVVTASMDHLDFLAPVHVGDLLILRSSVNRAFRTSMEVGVKCWVESYLNNTTRHVSSAYLTFVAVDANGNRQAVPPVVPETDDQERRYADAERRRATRLAESARRRAAQKSEAGSRP
- a CDS encoding SDR family NAD(P)-dependent oxidoreductase, encoding MELAGKVVVITGASMGIGEALAKVFADHGASVVLSSRDAGRAEAARQRIGHLERTLALACDVRRREDIDRLVAAVLERFGRIDVWINNAGHGLIDSIATMDMAACRSMFDTNLFGAVECMQAVVPWMKKQRSGAIINISSVAGHIAVPYRGAYSATKFALNAIGRTARIELRGTGINVLTVCPGYIATDFAVNAIKGRERMRLGTAARQGIPAERVARAVLDAYKNGKREIVVPWKDHLLIKIYQCFPRLLEYVMARLLRPADEVIAKALAARKGS
- the hrcA gene encoding heat-inducible transcriptional repressor HrcA, encoding MPQPEPIGRREREILTALVRTYITSGEPVGSRTLSRSNQEGLSAATIRNVMADLTEAGYLEQPHTSAGRVPTAAAYRYYVEQISGQTNLAPGDEELIRDSFQGVSDIQEFLERTSHVLSLISSNVGVAVAGGARNALQHIYFSRLAPQKILAVVVMRSGLVRDRVLRLPHDIPQADLDAAARYLNENFAGWTIEDMHQEMSRRIERERSEYDRLMQSLAELQKQGALSPVEVAPAQVYIEGAANLVVNEEDRDRLRRLLQTLEEKQKVADLLSAYLDARQEAVRVVIGLEEALPDMRNFVLIGAPARVGQDVMGSLAVIGPTRIDYQHTITAVSYIAKLFDKLLNEEK
- a CDS encoding tetratricopeptide repeat protein, with the protein product MALTIHHDRSPLVTDHWPLTTAMDRIEMLTQFLAENPGDAFARYGLAMEYSKLGQVENALEHFGKLLERHPDYTAGYFMAAQTLAAAGRTDEARSMLRRGITSAENTGNAHAKSEMEGMLAELG
- a CDS encoding LON peptidase substrate-binding domain-containing protein — encoded protein: MDSLLAIFPLDVVLFPSAPLPLHIFEPRYKEMIGECIAAKSSFGVVRSQGETLAEVGCTAEILEVTKQYDDGRLDILTQGRQRFELVGLNQERAFLQAEVTYFDDEPGTTDRQDVERALRLYHEVLEVAGVEAPSPMPGAGELSFQLVAPLPLDLDFKQTLLGMRSEPQRVSAVIEYYQALLPRMRRSVRVRKVAGGNGHAL
- a CDS encoding Mrp/NBP35 family ATP-binding protein, producing the protein MAAHAPQGMPPAPQPLPGVQNVIAIGSGKGGVGKTTIAVNLAIALARMGHRVGLLDADVYGPNVPLMLGTNQAPRVLENNRIEPLEQFGLKVISVGFLNPGDRPLIWRGPMLHKIIGQFVQQVAWGELDYLVIDLPPGTGDVALSLVQTVPLTGAVVVSTPSDVSLQDARKAIEMFRQVKVEVLGMVENMSHFVCPHCNHEIDIFSRGGAERTARQFGVPFLGAIELDPDIRKGGDSGAPVALEGETSPHARSIYGFARTVVHRLGELAARPADSFLEIR